In the Drosophila gunungcola strain Sukarami unplaced genomic scaffold, Dgunungcola_SK_2 000001F, whole genome shotgun sequence genome, one interval contains:
- the LOC128261846 gene encoding villin-like protein quail isoform X2, with protein sequence MELSLSPKETEIRPNTIPDLKVDATFRKVAKNAITFALWKIDEDRLEAVPRSQYGTFYDNCAYIIYAASLPGHYANHETITREQKPNVVLERYIHYWLGKSVSEQNRSNVVHKIQELDSYLGNVSSIYRETQSLESARFLSYFKKGYDVRSGALLNAPKRPRLFQLHARKWLRSIELATIDWTHFNSDYIMVLQTDTLIFVWIGRSSSGIERRSALAWVQKHCSGSPITIVDDGYEQAMSQETKELWNSLLPLKKRMVCQASQLVNEYADYNSNKFRIYKCNQRGRLHLDQLDVGMPAKDDLSDAHGVYLLDNYGQSIWLWVGAQAPQADALSAMGNGRAFVKKKKYPDNTLVVRVLEGHEPVEFKRLFANWLNVWQENTRGHKPVSTKFGKLDAHSLCERPKMAADTQLVDDGRGERILYRIWGDQVEEMPVSKTVVFTTNASYVVKYSVQCATVVPADLASVGIETIIYQWNGSEASAESISRADKFAKASFDALKKPGMFVQLYEFDEPPHFLQIFEGKLIIMRGQRSEMLYNGSVNGGNVLSDTFLLKVYGDASYNAKAVEETPLSSISSKDCYVIKTSHVWVWCGQSSTGDAREMAKSVGALLGESSLVLEGKESKEFWQSVAMYFNQTLVINGNGNSCSSSTSSSSGAGSMCNGSSNGGNISPTLSNNCYLNTSVPSKPRPPVQLFMVWWQQSSLRYEEILGFDQQDLSSDCTYILDTGTLTYVWLGSQALNQERYTAIAQSYVQNAPFGRRSATALAVVRQFQEPNVFKGFFESWQNDYGKNFLSYEAMRKDLGNAVPTTCSLANNGSPLLLNNKQKGFDGHKKYPLTVLIQEMDMLPPEINPLKREVHLTHDDFVSVFKMSFYEFDELPKWKKMELKKQFKLF encoded by the exons ATGGAGCTATCGCTGTCGCCAAAAGAAACG GAGATCCGGCCCAACACCATTCCAGACCTCAAAGTCGATGCGACGTTTCGCAAGGTGGCGAAAAATGCGATAACCTTTGCCCTCTGGAAAATAGACGAAGATCGCCTGGAGGCAGTCCCTCGATCGCAGTATGGAACCTTTTATGACAACTGCGCCTACATTATCTACGCAGCGAGTTTGCCGGGTCATTATGCCAATCACGAGACCATC ACACGCGAACAGAAGCCGAATGTGGTGTTGGAGCGATATATCCACTACTGGTTGGGCAAGAGTGTCAGTGAGCAGAACCGCTCCAATGTGGTGCACAAAATCCAGGAGCTGGACTCGTATCTGGGAAATGTGTCTTCCATTTATCGTGAGACCCAGAGTCTGGAAAGTGCGAGGTTTCTTTCGTATTTCAAGAAGGGCTACGA CGTTCGATCAGGGGCCCTGTTAAATGCGCCCAAAAGACCACGCCTCTTTCAACTGCACGCCCGCAAATGGCTGAGATCCATTGAGCTGGCCACCATCGATTGGACTCACTTCAACTCGGATTACATAATGGTTTTGCAAACGGACACCCTGATCTTTGTGTGGATAGGACGCTCCAGTTCGGGAATCGAGCGACGAAGTGCTCTGGCTTGGGTTCAAAAGCATTGCAGTGGCTCCCCCATCACCATAGTGGATGATGGCTACGAACAGGCCATGTCCCAGGAAACTAAAGAGCTGTGGAACTCCCTGCTTCCGCTCAAGAAACGGATGGTCTGCCAGGCCAGTCAGTTGGTCAACGAATACGCCGACTACAATAGCAATAAATTCCGCATCTACAAGTGTAATCAGAGGGGGAGGTTGCATCTGGATCAACTGGACGTGGGCATGCCGGCCAAGGATGATCTGAGCGATGCCCATGGAGTGTATCTACTGGATAACTATGGCCAGAGCATTTGGCTGTGGGTTGGAGCTCAAGCGCCTCAGGCAGATGCACTTTCTGCCATGGGAAATGGACGGGCGTTTGtcaaaaagaagaagtatCCGGATAACACCCTGGTGGTGCGTGTTCTCGAAGGTCACGAGCCGGTGGAGTTTAAGCGACTCTTTGCCAACTGGTTGAATGTTTGGCAGGAGAACACTAGAGGTCACAAGCCAGTGTCCACAAAGTTCGGCAAGCTGGATGCCCACTCCCTCTGCGAGCGCCCCAAAATGGCAGCGGACACACAGCTCGTGGACGATGGCAGGGGTGAAAGGATACTGTACCGCATCTGGGGGGATCAGGTGGAGGAGATGCCCGTCTCCAAGACGGTGGTCTTCACTACCAATGCCAGCTACGTGGTTAAGTACAGTGTGCAG TGTGCCACTGTTGTGCCCGCGGATCTGGCCTCTGTGGGCATTGAAACGATCATCTACCAATGGAATGGCTCGGAGGCCTCTGCGGAATCGATTTCCCGTGCCGACAAGTTTGCCAAGGCCAGTTTTGATGCCCTCAAGAAGCCCGGGATGTTCGTGCAGCTTTACGAGTTCGACGAGCCGCCGCACTTCCTTCAGATCTTCGAGGGAAAGTTGATCATTATGCGGGGCCAGCGCAGCGAGATGCTCTACAACGGGAGCGTTAATGGAGGCAATGTCTTGTCGGACACTTTTCTGTTGAAGGTCTACGGCGATGCCAGCTACAATGCGAAGGCTGTGGAGGAGACACCACTGTCGTCGATTAGCTCCAAAGATTGCTATGTGATCAAGACGAGTCACGTTTGGGTGTGGTGTGGTCAGAGTAGCACGGGAGATGCCCGCGAGATGGCCAAATCGGTGGGAGCGCTTCTGGGTGAGAGCTCGCTGGTCCTCGAAGGAAAGGAGAGCAAGGAGTTCTGGCAATCGGTGGCCATGTACTTCAATCAAACTCTGGTGATCAACGGCAATGGGAACTCCTGttccagcagcaccagcagcagcagtggtgCCGGGAGCATGTGCAACGGCAGCTCCAACGGTGGCAACATATCACCCACCCTCAGCAACAATTGCTATCTGAACACCAGTGTTCCCAGTAAACCGAGACCCCCGGTCCAACTTTTTATGGTCTGGTGGCAACAGAGTTCGCTGAGGTATGAGGAAATTCTCGGCTTCGATCAGCAGGATCTCAGTTCGGATTGCACATATATTCTGGACACTGGTACCCTCACCTACGTTTGGCTGGGATCACAGGCCTTGAACCAGGAGCGCTACACGGCCATTGCCCAGAGTTATGTGCAGAACGCTCCATTCGGACGCAGATCGGCAACTGCATTGGCCGTCGTCAGGCAGTTCCAGGAACCGAACGTCTTCAAGGGATTCTTCGAGTCCTGGCAGAACGATTACGGCAAG AATTTTTTGTCCTACGAGGCAATGCGCAAGGATCTGGGAAACGCTGTTCCCACCACCTGTAGCCTCGCAAATAATGGGTCACCTTTGCTGCTGAACAATAAACAGAAGGGCTTTGATGGCCACAAAAAGTATCCACTGACAGTTCTCATCCAGGAGATGGACATGCTGCCACCAGAAATTAATCCGCTGAAGCGAGAG GTTCATCTCACACACGATGACTTTGTCTcggtttttaaaatgtcatttTACGAATTTGACGAGCTGCCCAAATGGAAGAAAATGGAGCtgaaaaaacagtttaaactGTTTTGA
- the LOC128263369 gene encoding uncharacterized protein LOC128263369, producing MEYLDMESFRSKYSDITVTAVPTRSEEQSMSTDVEMAAKHQEPRVEITRVSGASGISYTANLAMLQRNRQQQNAAAIAYATEYKEVMAKLEYTKYMQAQLQLMSLANGGGNLGAAGLDCGPYGMMQPSINLDANANIVDKYSDLLNILTEMRSNLSPTVMGLRAPKERLQRDIAQARVRVRECLMLLEKDRYQETEENQSEGIPPSE from the exons ATGGAGTACCTGGACATGGAATCCTTTCGTTCGAAGTACAGCGACATAACCGTGACAGCCGTACCCACCCGTTCCGAGGAGCAATCGATGTCCACCGACGTGGAGATGGCAGCCAAGCACCAGGAGCCTCGAGTGGAGATAACCCGGGTGAGCGGAGCATCTGGAATCAGCTACACGGCGAATCTAGCGATGTTGCAACGCAACAGGCAGCAGCAAAACGCCGCAGCTATTGCCTATGCCACCGAATACAAGGAGGTGATGGCCAAACTGGAGTACACCAAGTACATGCAGGCACAGCTCCAGCTTATGTCCTTGGCAAACGGAGGGGGCAATTTGGGAGCAGCCGGACTGGATTGCGGTCCTTATGGGATGATGCAACCTTCTATAA ATCTCGATGCAAATGCCAATATTGTAGACAAATACAGCGATCTGCTAAATATCCTGACCGAGATGCGGTCCAATTTGTCGCCAACTGTGATGGGTTTGCGGGCGCCCAAGGAGCGCCTTCAGCGGGACATTGCCCAAGCCAGGGTGAGGGTAAGGGAGTGCCTCATGCTCCTGGAGAAGGATCGCTATCAGGAGACCGAGGAAAACCAGTCCGAGGGCATCCCCCCTAGTGAGTGA
- the LOC128261846 gene encoding villin-like protein quail isoform X1 gives MPESSRNLDHKMPPFNFIKQEIRPNTIPDLKVDATFRKVAKNAITFALWKIDEDRLEAVPRSQYGTFYDNCAYIIYAASLPGHYANHETITREQKPNVVLERYIHYWLGKSVSEQNRSNVVHKIQELDSYLGNVSSIYRETQSLESARFLSYFKKGYDVRSGALLNAPKRPRLFQLHARKWLRSIELATIDWTHFNSDYIMVLQTDTLIFVWIGRSSSGIERRSALAWVQKHCSGSPITIVDDGYEQAMSQETKELWNSLLPLKKRMVCQASQLVNEYADYNSNKFRIYKCNQRGRLHLDQLDVGMPAKDDLSDAHGVYLLDNYGQSIWLWVGAQAPQADALSAMGNGRAFVKKKKYPDNTLVVRVLEGHEPVEFKRLFANWLNVWQENTRGHKPVSTKFGKLDAHSLCERPKMAADTQLVDDGRGERILYRIWGDQVEEMPVSKTVVFTTNASYVVKYSVQCATVVPADLASVGIETIIYQWNGSEASAESISRADKFAKASFDALKKPGMFVQLYEFDEPPHFLQIFEGKLIIMRGQRSEMLYNGSVNGGNVLSDTFLLKVYGDASYNAKAVEETPLSSISSKDCYVIKTSHVWVWCGQSSTGDAREMAKSVGALLGESSLVLEGKESKEFWQSVAMYFNQTLVINGNGNSCSSSTSSSSGAGSMCNGSSNGGNISPTLSNNCYLNTSVPSKPRPPVQLFMVWWQQSSLRYEEILGFDQQDLSSDCTYILDTGTLTYVWLGSQALNQERYTAIAQSYVQNAPFGRRSATALAVVRQFQEPNVFKGFFESWQNDYGKNFLSYEAMRKDLGNAVPTTCSLANNGSPLLLNNKQKGFDGHKKYPLTVLIQEMDMLPPEINPLKREVHLTHDDFVSVFKMSFYEFDELPKWKKMELKKQFKLF, from the exons ATGCCAGAAAG CAGCCGCAATTTGGACCACAAAATGCCGCCGTTTAATTTCATCAAGCAG GAGATCCGGCCCAACACCATTCCAGACCTCAAAGTCGATGCGACGTTTCGCAAGGTGGCGAAAAATGCGATAACCTTTGCCCTCTGGAAAATAGACGAAGATCGCCTGGAGGCAGTCCCTCGATCGCAGTATGGAACCTTTTATGACAACTGCGCCTACATTATCTACGCAGCGAGTTTGCCGGGTCATTATGCCAATCACGAGACCATC ACACGCGAACAGAAGCCGAATGTGGTGTTGGAGCGATATATCCACTACTGGTTGGGCAAGAGTGTCAGTGAGCAGAACCGCTCCAATGTGGTGCACAAAATCCAGGAGCTGGACTCGTATCTGGGAAATGTGTCTTCCATTTATCGTGAGACCCAGAGTCTGGAAAGTGCGAGGTTTCTTTCGTATTTCAAGAAGGGCTACGA CGTTCGATCAGGGGCCCTGTTAAATGCGCCCAAAAGACCACGCCTCTTTCAACTGCACGCCCGCAAATGGCTGAGATCCATTGAGCTGGCCACCATCGATTGGACTCACTTCAACTCGGATTACATAATGGTTTTGCAAACGGACACCCTGATCTTTGTGTGGATAGGACGCTCCAGTTCGGGAATCGAGCGACGAAGTGCTCTGGCTTGGGTTCAAAAGCATTGCAGTGGCTCCCCCATCACCATAGTGGATGATGGCTACGAACAGGCCATGTCCCAGGAAACTAAAGAGCTGTGGAACTCCCTGCTTCCGCTCAAGAAACGGATGGTCTGCCAGGCCAGTCAGTTGGTCAACGAATACGCCGACTACAATAGCAATAAATTCCGCATCTACAAGTGTAATCAGAGGGGGAGGTTGCATCTGGATCAACTGGACGTGGGCATGCCGGCCAAGGATGATCTGAGCGATGCCCATGGAGTGTATCTACTGGATAACTATGGCCAGAGCATTTGGCTGTGGGTTGGAGCTCAAGCGCCTCAGGCAGATGCACTTTCTGCCATGGGAAATGGACGGGCGTTTGtcaaaaagaagaagtatCCGGATAACACCCTGGTGGTGCGTGTTCTCGAAGGTCACGAGCCGGTGGAGTTTAAGCGACTCTTTGCCAACTGGTTGAATGTTTGGCAGGAGAACACTAGAGGTCACAAGCCAGTGTCCACAAAGTTCGGCAAGCTGGATGCCCACTCCCTCTGCGAGCGCCCCAAAATGGCAGCGGACACACAGCTCGTGGACGATGGCAGGGGTGAAAGGATACTGTACCGCATCTGGGGGGATCAGGTGGAGGAGATGCCCGTCTCCAAGACGGTGGTCTTCACTACCAATGCCAGCTACGTGGTTAAGTACAGTGTGCAG TGTGCCACTGTTGTGCCCGCGGATCTGGCCTCTGTGGGCATTGAAACGATCATCTACCAATGGAATGGCTCGGAGGCCTCTGCGGAATCGATTTCCCGTGCCGACAAGTTTGCCAAGGCCAGTTTTGATGCCCTCAAGAAGCCCGGGATGTTCGTGCAGCTTTACGAGTTCGACGAGCCGCCGCACTTCCTTCAGATCTTCGAGGGAAAGTTGATCATTATGCGGGGCCAGCGCAGCGAGATGCTCTACAACGGGAGCGTTAATGGAGGCAATGTCTTGTCGGACACTTTTCTGTTGAAGGTCTACGGCGATGCCAGCTACAATGCGAAGGCTGTGGAGGAGACACCACTGTCGTCGATTAGCTCCAAAGATTGCTATGTGATCAAGACGAGTCACGTTTGGGTGTGGTGTGGTCAGAGTAGCACGGGAGATGCCCGCGAGATGGCCAAATCGGTGGGAGCGCTTCTGGGTGAGAGCTCGCTGGTCCTCGAAGGAAAGGAGAGCAAGGAGTTCTGGCAATCGGTGGCCATGTACTTCAATCAAACTCTGGTGATCAACGGCAATGGGAACTCCTGttccagcagcaccagcagcagcagtggtgCCGGGAGCATGTGCAACGGCAGCTCCAACGGTGGCAACATATCACCCACCCTCAGCAACAATTGCTATCTGAACACCAGTGTTCCCAGTAAACCGAGACCCCCGGTCCAACTTTTTATGGTCTGGTGGCAACAGAGTTCGCTGAGGTATGAGGAAATTCTCGGCTTCGATCAGCAGGATCTCAGTTCGGATTGCACATATATTCTGGACACTGGTACCCTCACCTACGTTTGGCTGGGATCACAGGCCTTGAACCAGGAGCGCTACACGGCCATTGCCCAGAGTTATGTGCAGAACGCTCCATTCGGACGCAGATCGGCAACTGCATTGGCCGTCGTCAGGCAGTTCCAGGAACCGAACGTCTTCAAGGGATTCTTCGAGTCCTGGCAGAACGATTACGGCAAG AATTTTTTGTCCTACGAGGCAATGCGCAAGGATCTGGGAAACGCTGTTCCCACCACCTGTAGCCTCGCAAATAATGGGTCACCTTTGCTGCTGAACAATAAACAGAAGGGCTTTGATGGCCACAAAAAGTATCCACTGACAGTTCTCATCCAGGAGATGGACATGCTGCCACCAGAAATTAATCCGCTGAAGCGAGAG GTTCATCTCACACACGATGACTTTGTCTcggtttttaaaatgtcatttTACGAATTTGACGAGCTGCCCAAATGGAAGAAAATGGAGCtgaaaaaacagtttaaactGTTTTGA
- the LOC128261846 gene encoding villin-like protein quail isoform X3: protein MPPFNFIKQEIRPNTIPDLKVDATFRKVAKNAITFALWKIDEDRLEAVPRSQYGTFYDNCAYIIYAASLPGHYANHETITREQKPNVVLERYIHYWLGKSVSEQNRSNVVHKIQELDSYLGNVSSIYRETQSLESARFLSYFKKGYDVRSGALLNAPKRPRLFQLHARKWLRSIELATIDWTHFNSDYIMVLQTDTLIFVWIGRSSSGIERRSALAWVQKHCSGSPITIVDDGYEQAMSQETKELWNSLLPLKKRMVCQASQLVNEYADYNSNKFRIYKCNQRGRLHLDQLDVGMPAKDDLSDAHGVYLLDNYGQSIWLWVGAQAPQADALSAMGNGRAFVKKKKYPDNTLVVRVLEGHEPVEFKRLFANWLNVWQENTRGHKPVSTKFGKLDAHSLCERPKMAADTQLVDDGRGERILYRIWGDQVEEMPVSKTVVFTTNASYVVKYSVQCATVVPADLASVGIETIIYQWNGSEASAESISRADKFAKASFDALKKPGMFVQLYEFDEPPHFLQIFEGKLIIMRGQRSEMLYNGSVNGGNVLSDTFLLKVYGDASYNAKAVEETPLSSISSKDCYVIKTSHVWVWCGQSSTGDAREMAKSVGALLGESSLVLEGKESKEFWQSVAMYFNQTLVINGNGNSCSSSTSSSSGAGSMCNGSSNGGNISPTLSNNCYLNTSVPSKPRPPVQLFMVWWQQSSLRYEEILGFDQQDLSSDCTYILDTGTLTYVWLGSQALNQERYTAIAQSYVQNAPFGRRSATALAVVRQFQEPNVFKGFFESWQNDYGKNFLSYEAMRKDLGNAVPTTCSLANNGSPLLLNNKQKGFDGHKKYPLTVLIQEMDMLPPEINPLKREVHLTHDDFVSVFKMSFYEFDELPKWKKMELKKQFKLF, encoded by the exons ATGCCGCCGTTTAATTTCATCAAGCAG GAGATCCGGCCCAACACCATTCCAGACCTCAAAGTCGATGCGACGTTTCGCAAGGTGGCGAAAAATGCGATAACCTTTGCCCTCTGGAAAATAGACGAAGATCGCCTGGAGGCAGTCCCTCGATCGCAGTATGGAACCTTTTATGACAACTGCGCCTACATTATCTACGCAGCGAGTTTGCCGGGTCATTATGCCAATCACGAGACCATC ACACGCGAACAGAAGCCGAATGTGGTGTTGGAGCGATATATCCACTACTGGTTGGGCAAGAGTGTCAGTGAGCAGAACCGCTCCAATGTGGTGCACAAAATCCAGGAGCTGGACTCGTATCTGGGAAATGTGTCTTCCATTTATCGTGAGACCCAGAGTCTGGAAAGTGCGAGGTTTCTTTCGTATTTCAAGAAGGGCTACGA CGTTCGATCAGGGGCCCTGTTAAATGCGCCCAAAAGACCACGCCTCTTTCAACTGCACGCCCGCAAATGGCTGAGATCCATTGAGCTGGCCACCATCGATTGGACTCACTTCAACTCGGATTACATAATGGTTTTGCAAACGGACACCCTGATCTTTGTGTGGATAGGACGCTCCAGTTCGGGAATCGAGCGACGAAGTGCTCTGGCTTGGGTTCAAAAGCATTGCAGTGGCTCCCCCATCACCATAGTGGATGATGGCTACGAACAGGCCATGTCCCAGGAAACTAAAGAGCTGTGGAACTCCCTGCTTCCGCTCAAGAAACGGATGGTCTGCCAGGCCAGTCAGTTGGTCAACGAATACGCCGACTACAATAGCAATAAATTCCGCATCTACAAGTGTAATCAGAGGGGGAGGTTGCATCTGGATCAACTGGACGTGGGCATGCCGGCCAAGGATGATCTGAGCGATGCCCATGGAGTGTATCTACTGGATAACTATGGCCAGAGCATTTGGCTGTGGGTTGGAGCTCAAGCGCCTCAGGCAGATGCACTTTCTGCCATGGGAAATGGACGGGCGTTTGtcaaaaagaagaagtatCCGGATAACACCCTGGTGGTGCGTGTTCTCGAAGGTCACGAGCCGGTGGAGTTTAAGCGACTCTTTGCCAACTGGTTGAATGTTTGGCAGGAGAACACTAGAGGTCACAAGCCAGTGTCCACAAAGTTCGGCAAGCTGGATGCCCACTCCCTCTGCGAGCGCCCCAAAATGGCAGCGGACACACAGCTCGTGGACGATGGCAGGGGTGAAAGGATACTGTACCGCATCTGGGGGGATCAGGTGGAGGAGATGCCCGTCTCCAAGACGGTGGTCTTCACTACCAATGCCAGCTACGTGGTTAAGTACAGTGTGCAG TGTGCCACTGTTGTGCCCGCGGATCTGGCCTCTGTGGGCATTGAAACGATCATCTACCAATGGAATGGCTCGGAGGCCTCTGCGGAATCGATTTCCCGTGCCGACAAGTTTGCCAAGGCCAGTTTTGATGCCCTCAAGAAGCCCGGGATGTTCGTGCAGCTTTACGAGTTCGACGAGCCGCCGCACTTCCTTCAGATCTTCGAGGGAAAGTTGATCATTATGCGGGGCCAGCGCAGCGAGATGCTCTACAACGGGAGCGTTAATGGAGGCAATGTCTTGTCGGACACTTTTCTGTTGAAGGTCTACGGCGATGCCAGCTACAATGCGAAGGCTGTGGAGGAGACACCACTGTCGTCGATTAGCTCCAAAGATTGCTATGTGATCAAGACGAGTCACGTTTGGGTGTGGTGTGGTCAGAGTAGCACGGGAGATGCCCGCGAGATGGCCAAATCGGTGGGAGCGCTTCTGGGTGAGAGCTCGCTGGTCCTCGAAGGAAAGGAGAGCAAGGAGTTCTGGCAATCGGTGGCCATGTACTTCAATCAAACTCTGGTGATCAACGGCAATGGGAACTCCTGttccagcagcaccagcagcagcagtggtgCCGGGAGCATGTGCAACGGCAGCTCCAACGGTGGCAACATATCACCCACCCTCAGCAACAATTGCTATCTGAACACCAGTGTTCCCAGTAAACCGAGACCCCCGGTCCAACTTTTTATGGTCTGGTGGCAACAGAGTTCGCTGAGGTATGAGGAAATTCTCGGCTTCGATCAGCAGGATCTCAGTTCGGATTGCACATATATTCTGGACACTGGTACCCTCACCTACGTTTGGCTGGGATCACAGGCCTTGAACCAGGAGCGCTACACGGCCATTGCCCAGAGTTATGTGCAGAACGCTCCATTCGGACGCAGATCGGCAACTGCATTGGCCGTCGTCAGGCAGTTCCAGGAACCGAACGTCTTCAAGGGATTCTTCGAGTCCTGGCAGAACGATTACGGCAAG AATTTTTTGTCCTACGAGGCAATGCGCAAGGATCTGGGAAACGCTGTTCCCACCACCTGTAGCCTCGCAAATAATGGGTCACCTTTGCTGCTGAACAATAAACAGAAGGGCTTTGATGGCCACAAAAAGTATCCACTGACAGTTCTCATCCAGGAGATGGACATGCTGCCACCAGAAATTAATCCGCTGAAGCGAGAG GTTCATCTCACACACGATGACTTTGTCTcggtttttaaaatgtcatttTACGAATTTGACGAGCTGCCCAAATGGAAGAAAATGGAGCtgaaaaaacagtttaaactGTTTTGA
- the LOC128263368 gene encoding LOW QUALITY PROTEIN: elongation factor Ts, mitochondrial (The sequence of the model RefSeq protein was modified relative to this genomic sequence to represent the inferred CDS: deleted 3 bases in 3 codons): MLFQKIFTRALHSTRQLYAGTGGAGGLEKSALAALRKKTGYTFANCKKALEKHNNDIGLAEKWLHEQAQSLGWTKATKLADRATAQGLIGVLIRGNRGAMVELNCETDFVARNDTFKRFVDHVAGMCLHYTDLTDFDGDLWKLGFDADALKNLRTEEGRTLGDHLALLIGAIGENATIRRALCFKVNNDLKLVGYAHPAPTNVGTTEGITQVGKYGAIVAYRSDQKLLDFEFHKSICQQIVGMKPVKIGEYDKDKPAENKDDETCLIHQEYLLDADKTVGEVLQEHSCEIVDYHRFECGEQTERSLEAIIRSQHQSSN; encoded by the exons ATGCTGTTTCAAAAGATTTTCACCCGTGCCCTGCACTCCACGCGGCAACTTTACGCCGGAACTGGTGGAGCTGGAGGTCTGGAGAAGAGCGCACTGGCGGCCCTAAGGAAAAAGACCGGCTACACCTTTGCCAATTGCAAGAAAGCCCTGGAAAAGCACAACAACGATATCGGTTTG GCTGAAAAGTGGCTGCATGAGCAGGCCCAGTCGCTCGGCTGGACGAAGGCCACCAAACTGGCAGATCGAGCCACCGCTCAGGGTCTAATTGGAGTCCTCATCCGCGGCAATCGTGGCGCCATGGTGGAGCTTAACTGCGAGACGGATTTCGTGGCCAGGAACGACACCTTCAAGCGATTCGTGGATCACGTTGCCGGCATGTGTCTGCACTACACGGATTTGACGGATTTCGATGGGGATCTGTGGAAG CTCGGCTTCGATGCGGACGCCCTTAAGAACCTGAGAACGGAGGAGGGTCGCACTTTA GGTGACCACCTGGCCCTGCTGATCGGC GCCATCGGCGAGAATGCCACCATCCGGCGGGCACTGTGCTTCAAGGTCAACAACGATCTGAAACTGGTTGGCTACGCCCACCCGGCGCCAACCAACGTTGGCACCACCGAGGGCATCACCCAGGTGGGC AAGTACGGAGCTATTGTCGCATACCGATCGGATCAGAAGCTGCTGGATTTTGAGTTCCACAAGAGCATCTGCCAGCAGATTGTGGGCATGAAGCCGGTTAAGATCGGGGAGTACGACAAGGACAAGCCTGCGGAGAACAAGGACGACGAGACGTGCCTGATCCACCAAGAGTATCTGCTGGATGCAGATAAGACGGTGGGCGAGGTCTTGCAGGAGCACAGTTGCGAAATTGTCGACTACCATCGCTTCGAGTGTGGAGAGCAGACGGAGCGCAGCCTGGAGGCGATCATTCGCTCCCAGCACCAGAGCAGCAATTAA